taggtttatctttccgcctttaatttttcgcatacaggtgtttattgtaatagcgtaggactattaaaactgctttatttttctgctatggttagtaatcctagggagtgcaagcctgctaataaatttagtttgcctaaattataagataaatataactgaattgaatcacctgattgtgacacacacacacacctttagggtaacctcttttgttgccttgttgcccgtTGCCTCTAAgcgtactaaatagtcaagtccctcgatttcgaggatacctaaagcaaggttgccttaaagaataaaaatcatctagtccctcgatgctgcctcagaaaaacatgatgattgtcccaattgctaaggtatcctcgcatgatgcctaaaaagattaatgactattctatccttcccttagactacctgccctctttatggcagggtcagtcttatggcgaacgataaaccggcgaacgataaacctcgatgaccctttatatccaattgaaagacttcctgccctcttatggtatggatagaccctttcgcccgaaaagctaaaagaacgatctttcaaacttagggtagttgctattaattgcttggtctttttcaaattcaaattcaaaatattttctcacttcttttcaaagaaacctttcaaaaagactacgcttatttacaagctaaagttcttcttcagaaAATCTCTTTAAAACAATTCaagcaaacaagtgagctaagcaattaagagcccatggataaccatggatgcaaagggtgccttacaccttccctttgtataacttaccccccgaactcaaaatcttttaaaaggtcttttctgttcttttagcctttctataattggataaaataaaagtcggtggcgactcttgctatccgcatatttcgaataaagtcagttcaccgtattacataagCTTTCTTTTCATTGTTACTTTCCTTGCCCTTTATATAGCATTCCACCCTTGTGGCCACCTCTACTAATGAAGATGATAACCTTTGGGCAAGGGACTCGTTGAAGTGTCCCGCTTTTAGGTCATTTTGAAATGTGCATACGGAAATTTCTTGGTTTGGGTGGACGATTTTGATCGCGGCAGGGGTGAGGTATTCCCTTGGTGACTCTTACGGGCCTTGTCGAATGTTAAATAGGCTGGTTGTAGACATATTTCTATTTTTACTGGCTGTGAATTGGTGCATAAGTTTTTTTACTAGCTCTGGGTAGTTGGAGATATAAGTTCGGGGTATGCTTATGTATCATCATAGGGATGCATCTCTGAAGGTGCCAAGCAAAATCTTGCATTTTAGATAGTCGAGAACTTTGATGATGGTCATTTGCATGTTGATGGAGGCGGCATGCTCGTAAGGGGCACTACGCCCTTCAAACTTTACCAAGGAGGGAGGCTTGAACCCTTCGGAAACAAGTGCTTCTCATATCATGTCAAAGAGTGGCTAGGGGTCAAACACTTCCATATCCTCTATGGGGATAGTCTCCTGTTGGCGTTGTTGGATGTTGAGGATGTTGCCCTCTAGATTTTGATTTTGACGATGTAGTTTGTCCATGGCATCGCGCATCTCCGCTATGGTGCTGAGATCGCTGCTACCTATGGTATCCTCCTGGGTGGGGGATTGTTTCCCATAGAAACCATGGTCGAGAATGATTGTGGCTAGGAATGGAGATTTTGGTGAATGTCGGAGTGGTGGAATAATGGAAGATGTAACCCTCATTAGTTTTACCAGGGGCCTACGGTGGGCGACACTATAGTTGCTAAAAAGTACATATGCGTGACACCCCTATGTTGGTAAGGGTGGCCAGAGACTTTTAGATTTTGTGGCGGTTTAGGGCAAGCTCACGGTGTTGAGAGACTATTTTGAAGGTGTTTTTGGTGTGGAGAGAGCAAGCTCACGAAGGTGAGAAGCTCTATATTTAGGGATATTTTTTTGTTCAGACTATCTCTCCTCATTCTAAGAATAAGGTATTTATAGATACTTATGGACCTAAATTTAAGGAACCCCTAAGAAGTAGCAACTGCTACATCTTAACTAGGAAAGCTATTGTCTGCATACTCCTTAGGAAATTATAACCAAGACTTCTTGCTCATGCGGTTATAGACTATCTATGTACAcgtcaaccccccccccccccatgtTTCTCATCAGGGCGAGTCACCCACTAGGTGGAGATTATACTTGAGCGATATATTATGTAGCTGACGTCCGATGAGGCTTGACATCGTACCCCTGTTGAAGGCCTTTCCAAATATATCACTCCAATATACAtgtatttaaaaatatgtttcaTAGTAAATTCTCTAGATTGAAAAAACTAACAAAATCCTACAATACATGTCATTAAGTCTACAaacaataaatttaatattatgccACCATTCCCATTAAATAACATAAGAGACAAATCAAAGACGCCCGACATGATAAACCCACCTAAATCCTCAATGAAAAAGATAAATTTCAtgttaaccaactttatttttttCATCCACCGatcatttcaaatttacatgtatatctaaataaaatctatatcgtattaaataaatttatttgtgtCGTGCAGTTGCACGAGTATTTTGCTAGTTACTCGAATAATTGAAAACACACAACCTAGAGTTTCCATTATGATTCTAGTCGTGACAACCTTTTTCGGAGGTTTATGTCCACTTTAATTTTGtgtcttcttattttctttagTTGACAAACTTATTTTAAGGTTTTTATTCCGATGTTTTAGTCAAATTTAAGAAAGGTGGATGAAACAATACaattttcatttgatttaataaaattaattgttttgtTCGAATGTATGTCATATAATCCTTTTCACATGTGACTTTATTGAAATTTACAATCAGTCAGTATATCACAACAATTCgaaatattattttatagatGTCAAAGTCAATCTTCAATTAAAATCTAACCGTCACGATTAACTAAcggtataaattttttttacatgatCGATGTATACCAATTAAATTCAATAATATATACCAAGTCATATCATTAAATTAATACACAGTCCTATGTTAGACCCGCTTAATTGGAGAACCGGGAGTCATGGCGCAAAATTTTGACAGCCAGTTCATGTGCTGAGTTGTCTAATGAGAAACATGCCATATGCTTACAGAAAGAAAATGTCAATACCTTAACTTTTAAGTAAATTAGTTGAAGTGTTTTCAGACCAAACAAGCTTAAAATAGTTGTTGGAGCAAAGTATATCTACCTCTAACCATAAATGGTTGCTTACTAATTTGTTAGGACATGGCTTCCAAATAAAGTTGTTTGTTCTTTATCTAGTGCAGCAAAGAATTGGAATTGCAGGTTAGTCTCTAAACCAGAACGTGTAGAAAGATATGTCAACATGCAGAGTTTGCAGACAAAAAGGAATTGATATACAGAGGAACATATCTACCAAAGCAATACTATACTAACACAAAAGGTGTAATGACCTAAAGGAATAGAAGATATGCACAATGACTCGCGCATTTTTCACAACATAATGAAAACCATAAGAACAACTAAATTTGACAAGCTTAGTTGCACGAGTGCACTATCGATTACAAACCAATCATCTAGGCATTGATTTTTCCGCAGGTTCTATATGCTTTCGAGGATATGGAACTTTGATGGAAACATCTGCTTGAGAAGGCACAGAGTCTTTGTCCCTAATTGTACGTAGCTCCTGTTAAACAAGTTAAGGTTGGTCATTCAATGAAAATGAAGTAAGATGTAAACAAAGCTTCACAGAAAGAGTGGTTGAACTTGAAGCATATAGCTTACAGAACGAAAGGGGAAATCGTCTGACTCAAGCATATGAACAATTTGACCCATCTTCGGTCGCTTGATGACATCCAAGTCTATACAGCGTAGACAGATCAGTAAAATTCGCTTCAGAGATCTCGGAGAAGGTGGAATCTCAATCAGAGGATCAACTAGTTCATCGCTGCGACGACTTGCTACCATTGCCTTAAACCAATCAACCAAATTCATCTGAAATGCACCAAACAAACGTAAGACTCAAACAGTGTTATGAAATGCACAAATGAAAAATCTAAACAAAACCTGAAATCACCTCTCCGGGGGGTTTTGAATAATCAATAGGGCTTCTTCCTGTGATTATTTCCATGAGTAGAACTCCAAAACTATAAACATCGCTACGCTCATTAAGCATACCCGTGCTTGCATACTCAGGCGAAACATATCTGTAGAAATTTAGTGTTAAGAGTTACTAATACTATCATTCACTTTATTTAAGGATCCTTGAGAGAGAGAACTGATTAATTACCCAAATGTCCCCATCACACGCGTTGTTACATGAGTTTTCTCAGATCCTAAGAGCTTGGCAAGTCCAAAATCTGAAACTTTCGCATTCCAATTTTTGTCCAAGAGGATATTACTGGATTTTATATCTCTGTGCACAACTTTGGGTTCTAAGCCTTCATGCAAATAGCTTAGCCTGATTCAAAATGTATCATGTTAAAATTTTCATGAAAGAATACAATGATGAAATCAATGATGCATGTAAAGGAAATCAATGATGATCCTTAACATGAAAATTGAATAAACATTAAACATTAAACACACCCTTTCGCAGTCCCAATTGCAATCTTGATTCGAATCTCCCATGTCAAGGGACTAACTGGTCCTACATTACCATGCAGCCAATGCTCCAAATTTCCATTCTCAACATATTCATAAACAAGCATCCTGAAAAAAATGCCAACAAAACAATTTAGAAGAATTCCAAATTTTCATGATCTAGTCAAAAAATTAACAACAATGTAACGATAATAGTAGTACCTTCTAGCACCTTCTGCAGAATATCCTACTAAACGAACTAAATTCTTATGCCTTACTTTGCCAATGGCTTCAACCTCCACTTTAAACTCCTTCTCAGCTTCACCCCTAAAGTTACATCACAATAACCCACGTCAAATACATACACCAGAAACACGACATTGACAGAGACACATAAATTAAATGTAATGTCAGATAACAACAGTGACTCAGACATTGAAAATGAATTGTAAGTAACATACTTGTTGTTGTGAAGATTCTTGACAGCAACAACAGAACCATCCTCCAAAACACCTCTATAAACAACTCCATACCCTCCTTCACCAATCACATTCCCTTCCGCAAATCCACGTGTCGCATTTTCCACTTCCTTCAAACTATACCACCGACCCCACCCTATGTTTGGATCCTCCTGCATGTAGGTCCCACACGACACGTCACTTTTCCTAACAACTCCAATTTCAACCTTCATCTCCGCTTCCTTCTTCAAACCATCACCATCTTCAATAATCTCAATCCGCGTCTGTTTTTCATTGGAGCGCGTGAGATCAATCTCCCTAACCACCGCGATCTCCTTCGAAACCAGAGGAGTGGTGCCGGAGCTGTGTAGCTTCGGTAACATCCTCCGTTTCTTGCAGCTTCGGTTCCCGCGAAAGCAGAGGAATATCAGAAGCACGATGATTATTACGATGATGAGGAAAATTCCTGCTAAAATGAGCACCTTCAAACTCATGAGAGGAGTAGTAGAATCCGACATGGTTGTTTTGTTTGGATTTGGAGTTAATGTTTGTGTTATGGGAAATTAGTTATAAGCATTGAAAAGGTAATGGAAAAGACTCAAAAGAGTGGCGTTTTAACGGATACAATATAAAAGTGAGACAGAAAAATAACGAAAGTGATTACAAAAGAAAGAGAGTCGATCGGTTGTTGGTTTTTGACTTGGGAGTGGGACCGTTGAGATTATTACGGGAATGCCACTCTCACTCGCTTAGTATGTGAGTGTTGTGTGGTAACGTTGATGCATTGGTGTGGGAGAGAAGGGAGTGATGAGAGTGTGATTGTGGAGGAGAGTGTGTGAGGGTGTGCGATGATGGGTGATTAGGAGGTGTATTATTGCATGGTTTTATTATGGTCCAAGTTGGAATTAATTAAAGCATCTCATCATTACAATGTTATTACGCATTTCTGTAACAAAAAACAGAGTTTTTGAATTTGGAAAATTCTTTGCTAGTGGAGTGTATGAAGGTTGGTGGGATACCTATAGAGTGCCCTATAATCACGACTGTGTTTAATCACGACTGTGTTTATTACATGGCTATAAATATTAGGGCGGTGTATTAGTGGTTGGTaaattgaattttcttgatttcggTCTTGCTGAAATAATTGTTGATCAAATTGATGTTGGTAAATATTTTAGCTATGAATTAAAGTTTATATTATGAGATACTAATATGTTTAAACGGATTTTGGTGGAGTTATCAAGATGTTTGATTTAGGTTCTTATAAAAGAAGATACTTTTATAGTGTTGGATTGTGAAAGTGATTTGAGTGTAAAGAAACAAATAGGGGTGGACATCGGTTCGGGCCGAATCGGGTTCGGACCCAAAACCTCAATCCAGCCCAACCCTCGGGTGACATATACTAACCCAATTCCAACCAAATCAAACATCGGTTTTTTTCGGGTTCGGATTTAAACGGGTTCGGGTAACTAACTCGGTTTATTTCGGTTTTCACTTTCTAATTGGGCCAACACAAAATTCAACCCAAAAAGTAAAttcaatagattttttttttgtttttttattaaaaaactagTAATTGGAcccctcaattttttttaattttaataatatcaaaattaccctgttttttataaaaaaactattgATAAATTGATAAAGAATATTAATTATTAGGCCAATAATAGATGAATATTTTCAATAAAATTGGATATTAAATCatccaaaaataatataaaatttttataatACTGGGTTAACTATGAACCACTTTATCACATAAATTTCTAAACTATCCTATTTTAAACATACAAGTTTCATTACACAGTCAACACAGTATTTTGGAGCATCCATATTTTGATGCAACCATAGATATTTTTGAGCTTAATAAAATGCAGTAACTTCACACACTAAAACATTCAACAAAAATGCATTACAAATCAATAAATGCACTTGTAAATAGCCAACAACAAATCCCTTAATGGATTACAAATTCCATTACACAGTCAACGAAAATTCTCTTCACTGCTATCTTACTTCCAGCCCCTGAGATATTTATTAGTATAAACATAATCAGTATAAACATAAGGATGGAAAGAAGATAAATATTCTCAAGACAAAATGAATGCACACCTTTCACATATTTGATATACATTAAAGTTTATGTGTAATTTTTGTTTGGTAAATTCCTGGTGCAACATGTAATTTTCTTTTCAAGGTCATTAATCTATGTAATTTTCTTAAAGTTTTAGGGATCTTTCAAGCTGCATAAGAAAACTAGCCAAAATGATTCATGATAACATAGAAACATTAATATTCACACCCTTTTTAATTTTCAACAATATCTGAAGACTCACCATGACCAAAGAGTCAAACTTCAAATCTCCATTAAACTCATAATTTCTCACTTGCATCTATATTCAGCCACCATGGTCACCTATATTCAAGTTAAGTCAATCTTAGCATACATCTAAAAAACATGAACTACATCAAATACAAACATGacttaaaacaaaacaaagaatttGTTTCCATCTAAAAGTAGTACCAAGAATGTCGAAATCCATAAACATAAAAGTAACGCTTTGTTATAATCCTCCTGTTATAATCCTCTAGCCCCGTTTCACAAAAATACACAACAAATCAATTAACAACCTccaaaaaggaaaaactaaaaaataagaaTTGAACATTTGAATAAGACATCACATTAACTCAAAGATCTTGCTCTGTTATAATCATCTAGACCTGTTTCACAAACAGAATAAATCTATTAAGAACCTCCAAAAGTCAGAATCcaccaaaatataaataaaatcacaACATTTCCAGCAATAATAGAGTTATAGAATTAGATATAACATCAAAGAAATTGAGAGATGATTCCAAAGAAGAAATATCCTAAAATCAGTTGCAAAACAACCATAACCTAATAACCATAACCAGATCTCTAACTCCAAAATCAACCAGATCTCAAACGCCAAAATATTTAATCATGAGTAACTCAAATAGATAAAAGTTCTAAAATtttaaacactttaaaacattTGAACATTTGAGAATATATAATCATATTCAAAAATAAGAGAGTTACCTTATCAAGACCTGTAATTTCAGAACACTTTAGTTATCTTTCAAAGCTGCAACAAGATTATGCAAATTAGAAAACAACTATGAAAGAATAATCAAAACCTTACAAAAGATTAAAACAAAGGCTAATGTCAAAACCTTAACAACTATTACCTTAAAAGAAGAATCATTCTTCATTACATCTTTTTGTTGAACCTCGAAATCAAAGCACAACTAAAATGAAAACAAACCTCACTTAATCTTAAAGTTCACAGAACTCAAATGAAAACCCTAGATCTAATCACTTAGAGAGAAAAAAACTAAATAACAACCCTTAACTTATAAATCAACAAAAACTAACCTTTGGTAAGATTTAACTTCAACAAAGAAGAACCAAATTTTGTAGCTTCAAATCTTGGCAcctgaaaataaattatttaccaAAGAAAGATTAAAAtgaaaagatgatgaagaaggcaAATAGTGGGAAGACGATGACAAGAAAAATGGGCAAATCTGAACTAGTAAGAATGAACGAAGATACCATTATACCACGGCGGCAGAGACAAGAGAAGAAGGAAAACATAGTGAGGGACTGAGAGAGAAAGAAATTAGGGTTGTGCTGATGGGCAAACTCTTACTAGTAAATATATagtagtaattataataatagtaTTAAAACAAAATAGGTTCGGTCGGATTCGGCCACCGATGGGCCTAATATTCTAACCCGAACCGAAGTAGCCCACTTTAAACTGAACGAACCACCCGCTTTAACCCGTGACCCAGTGTAATCCGACCCGAATTGTTTTTTTGCATTCGGTTCGGTCGGTTGTGGTCGGATGGTTTTCTTTTGTCCACCCCTAGAAACAAATATAAAGTTGAAGTTGTGATGAGGTTGAAAAAGGAAATGTGGACACTCGTATAAGTTGTGCGGGTACTAAtcttatcttttatatatatatatatatatatatatatatatatatatatatataaaaggttgtcatgatgacaaccctagccacatgaCACCTTGGTAGTATCTCTAAACAAAATTTGGCCACATGTCACCTTCATAGTAACTCTAAACAAAAATCTTAATTTTGActtttactaatttaaccctatattaaaaataaataaatataataatcataataataatataatataatattaagccacaaatattaataatatttatataaatatgtaatatataatatttataagtttttattttattaatttgttaaaaaaattcaaactattgttataaatgattagtaatattttatttaaattaaaaaaaaatgtaagtaATCTGTAACAACTTTGAAATAGGTAAATGCAAGAGATCGGAGGTAAATCTGGGTAGAGTGTAATTATGTATTGTCACTTAAATAATAAGTCTACTCAATATTTATTTCTACTAAAATTATTGTTTTATGAGAATCAAATGAGTTGATGTTCTCCACCTCCTCAATGTTAAAAAACTGAACACGTAAAAATTTAATCGATGTATATAATATGTTTATTCTTAACACTTTGAAAACTCTATTGTAAATAGTCTAAACTAATATGCAAGAGATCGTATGTACGAAGTTTCACAATCTTTCATATCTAAAAAGATATAAAACTGATTAAGATATTAAGATATTGAAGTTactttcttcatatttttcctatttattttatttttcctatttacttagtctattataaattttaattttttaaatttgattgtaGTAGTCATTTTATTGCATTTATATAAGTCACTACTTtttaccaaaaataaataaaatatatcattatAGTTTCTTCAAATTTGAAGTATAATGTATTGAATATGACCTAAAACACGGGAGGTGCTAAGCTTTAAAAATGCAGAGCACAAATTAAAAGAGAAGGAAAAAAGGGCGAGTACCTttacaattttagtcaatactatCCCAGTCCTTTAGATTTTTAAGCAATAAATATGAATCATACATCTCAAGCAATCATTAAGCATCTCAAGTGGTGGGTGAGATATGGTATGTGTATCATGGACAAAATCAAAGTGAGTTAAGTAAAGATATCAAtcttaatctacttaatataaatccaaggttgtcatgatgacaacctttgacACAACCCTAACTCTAAATCCAATGTGGCATGATATTAGAAATCTTATCCAATGTGGCATCATATTAAAAAtctattaaaattttgaatttttatcattttttttattcttcacaccaaattattatatttatccaatttaataccctaattttattataataaataaataattaataatcaaatgattgggaaaat
This portion of the Vicia villosa cultivar HV-30 ecotype Madison, WI unplaced genomic scaffold, Vvil1.0 ctg.003593F_1_1, whole genome shotgun sequence genome encodes:
- the LOC131641245 gene encoding probable receptor-like serine/threonine-protein kinase At4g34500, whose amino-acid sequence is MSDSTTPLMSLKVLILAGIFLIIVIIIVLLIFLCFRGNRSCKKRRMLPKLHSSGTTPLVSKEIAVVREIDLTRSNEKQTRIEIIEDGDGLKKEAEMKVEIGVVRKSDVSCGTYMQEDPNIGWGRWYSLKEVENATRGFAEGNVIGEGGYGVVYRGVLEDGSVVAVKNLHNNKGEAEKEFKVEVEAIGKVRHKNLVRLVGYSAEGARRMLVYEYVENGNLEHWLHGNVGPVSPLTWEIRIKIAIGTAKGLSYLHEGLEPKVVHRDIKSSNILLDKNWNAKVSDFGLAKLLGSEKTHVTTRVMGTFGYVSPEYASTGMLNERSDVYSFGVLLMEIITGRSPIDYSKPPGEMNLVDWFKAMVASRRSDELVDPLIEIPPSPRSLKRILLICLRCIDLDVIKRPKMGQIVHMLESDDFPFRSELRTIRDKDSVPSQADVSIKVPYPRKHIEPAEKSMPR